From Passer domesticus isolate bPasDom1 chromosome 8, bPasDom1.hap1, whole genome shotgun sequence, a single genomic window includes:
- the LOC135306716 gene encoding solute carrier family 2, facilitated glucose transporter member 9-like encodes MGETSRAAGPGLPSSPSPPPPPSPRSARSLSPPLGTGTPRPGGDITGRLTFPLLSVTLLVSFGSSMLYGYNLAVVNSPAEHIKAFYNATWSQRYGHGLGPAPLTLLYALTVSIFALGGLLGSLLVGVLVERYGRNGALSRSALLVLLAGGFMGFSRELGCPEMVIIGRSITGIHSGICLSVVPLYLGEIAPKNLRGFLGLVPSIFICLGVFSAQVLGLPELLGKDRFWPLFLSVVVVPASLQLLLLHCFPESPRYLLIERNDICGATKALRRFLGSPDVQDVIEEMKEEQRSLSSVEMASVWQLLRERSVRWQTLSVLVVNAGMQLSGIDAIWFYTNTIFENAGIPVSQIPYTTMGTGAIEVVAGLIGCFTIERVGRRPLIITGFCAMGVCSAGITISLLLQAALPWMRYLSVACVVGIIAGFCMGPAGVPFLMTAELFTQSHRPAAYIVGGSLNWLCNFTVGFIFPFLQMSAGAFCYLVFCGVCLLVALYVYLVIPETKNKTFMEISHVFATRRSVLCVPAPLIGMMKLDGYGALEGSSLEGSGSSLP; translated from the exons ATGGGAGAGACCAGccgggccgccgggccggggctgccttcctccccctctcctcctcctcctccgtccCCGCGCTCCGCCCGCAGCCTCTCGCCGCCGCTCGGGACAGGGACCCCGCGGCCCGGCGGGGACATCACCGGG CGTCTCACCTTCCCCCTGCTGTCTGTCACCCTTCTGGTATCCTTTGGCTCCTCCATGCTCTATGGCTACAACCTTGCTGTGGTGAACTCACCGGCAGAG cacatAAAGGCTTTCTACAACGCCACGTGGTCCCAGCGGTACGGGCACGGGCTGGGCCCTGCCCCCCTGACCCTCCTGTACGCCCTGACTGTCTCCATCTTCGCCCTGGGCGGgctgctgggctccctgctggtgggggtgctggtggagcGCTACGGCAG GAATGGTGCTCTGAGCCGCAGCGCTCTCCTCGTCCTCCTGGCCGGCGGCTTCATGGGCTTCAGCCGGGAGCTGGGGTGCCCCGAGATGGTGATCATCGGCCGCTCCATCACGGGCATCCACTCAG GTATCTGTCTCAGTGTGGTGCCCCTCTACCTGGGAGAAATCGCTCCCAAGAACCTGCGGGGATTCCTGGGCCTCGTGCCCAGCATCTTCATCTGCCTGGGGGTTTTCTCGGCCCAGGTCCTGGGCCTGCCAGAACTGCTGGGCAAG GACAGGTTCTGGCCCCTTTTCCTGTCCGTGGTGGTTGttcctgcctccctccagctcctgctgctgcactgcttcCCAGAGAGCCCTCGGTACCTGCTGATAGAGAGAAATGACATCTGTGGGGCCACCAAAG CACTGCGCCGGTTCCTGGGGAGCCCCGACGTCCAGGATGTGATCGAGGAGATGAAGGAGGAGCAGCGGTCGCTCTCCTCCGTGGAGATGGCATCAGTCTGGCAGCTGCTGCGGGAGCGCTCGGTGCGCTGGCAGACGCTCTCGGTGCTGGTGGTGAACGCTGGCATGCAGCTCTCGGGGATTGATGCC ATCTGGTTTTACACCAACACCATCTTCGAGAACGCCGGGATCCCCGTGTCCCAGATCCCCTACACCACCATGGGCACCGGCGCCATTGAGGTCGTTGCCGGGCTGATCGGG TGCTTCACCATCGAGAGGGTGGGCCGGCGGCCCCTCATCATCACCGGCTTCTGTGCCATGGGTGTCTGCTCAGCTGGCATCAccatctccctgctgctgcag GCCGCCCTGCCCTGGATGCGCTACCTCAGCGTTGCCTGCGTGGTCGGCATCATCGCTGGCTTCTGCATGGGACCAG ctgGTGTCCCCTTCCTGATGACAGCCGAGCTCTTCACGCAGTCACACCGCCCGGCTGCCTACATTGTGGGGGGCTCCCTCAACTGGCTCTGCAACTTCACCGTCGGCTTCATCTTCCCCTTCCTGCAG ATGTCAGCCGGTGCCTTTTGCTACCTGGTTTTCTGTGGTGTCTGCCTGCTGGTGGCCCTATATGTCTACCTTGTCATCCCCGAGACCAAGAACAAAACCTTCATGGAGATCAGCCACGTCTTCGCCACGCGCCGCTCCGTCCTCTGCGTGCCAGCCCCCCTCATTGGCATGATGAAGCTCGATGGCTACGGGGCTTTGGAGGGCAGCTCCCTGGAGGGCTCAggctccagcctgccctga